In Streptomyces sp. NBC_00306, a single genomic region encodes these proteins:
- a CDS encoding glycerol-3-phosphate dehydrogenase/oxidase, with translation MTTPMTSTRLSRVETRERLSMATYDLLVIGGGILGISTAWHAAQSGLRVALVDAGDFAGATSSASSKLLHGGLRYLQTGAVKLVAENHFERRAVSRQVAPHLANPLTFYLPIYKGGPHGAAKLGAGVFAYSALSAFGDGVGHLLSPEKAVHSVPELRTENLQTVAVYGDDQMNDSRMALMTVRAAAESGATVLNHAELQGLRFTGGRVTGAELKDRLDGTEFGVDARLVLNATGPWVDHLRRMENPNAAPSIRLSKGAHLVLKRTSLWRAALATPIDKYRITFALPWEDMLLLGTTDEEFVGDPADVAVNENDIAQILEEAAYSIRDQQLSRDLITYSFAGLRVLPGGPGDTSTAKRETVVTEGSGGMLSVAGGKWTTFRHIGRTVLQKLESLPGHPLGEGYEPVSRLPKGLPLPGIANPRAVTRGLLTDNTAQGPQMAADTARHLATHYGTLAYEIACLSHRDPALAERIHPDAPEIWAQVVYARDHEWAETADDVLRRRTTLTIRGLATDEIRARVEAILAETAP, from the coding sequence ATGACGACCCCCATGACCAGCACACGGCTGAGCCGCGTCGAGACGCGGGAGCGGCTGTCCATGGCGACGTACGACCTCCTGGTGATCGGCGGCGGCATCCTGGGCATCTCCACCGCCTGGCATGCCGCGCAATCCGGGCTGCGGGTGGCTCTGGTGGACGCCGGCGACTTCGCCGGCGCCACCTCCTCCGCCTCCTCCAAGCTCCTCCACGGCGGTCTGCGCTACCTGCAGACCGGCGCGGTGAAGCTGGTGGCGGAGAACCACTTCGAGCGCCGTGCGGTCTCCCGCCAGGTGGCCCCCCACCTGGCCAACCCGCTCACCTTCTACCTGCCCATCTACAAAGGCGGACCGCACGGCGCGGCGAAGCTGGGAGCGGGAGTGTTCGCGTACTCCGCGCTCTCCGCCTTCGGTGACGGCGTCGGCCACCTGCTGAGCCCGGAGAAGGCGGTCCACTCAGTGCCGGAGCTGCGCACCGAGAACCTCCAGACCGTTGCGGTCTACGGCGACGACCAGATGAACGACTCGCGCATGGCACTGATGACGGTCCGCGCCGCTGCCGAGTCGGGTGCCACCGTGCTCAACCACGCCGAACTGCAAGGGCTGCGCTTCACCGGAGGCCGGGTCACCGGCGCGGAGCTCAAGGACCGTCTCGACGGCACCGAGTTCGGCGTCGATGCGCGTCTGGTGCTCAACGCGACCGGTCCGTGGGTGGACCACCTGCGCAGGATGGAGAACCCGAACGCGGCTCCCTCCATCCGGCTCTCCAAGGGCGCCCATCTGGTGCTGAAGCGCACCTCGCTGTGGAGGGCGGCCCTGGCGACCCCGATCGACAAGTACCGCATCACCTTCGCGCTCCCGTGGGAGGACATGCTGCTGCTCGGCACCACCGACGAGGAGTTCGTGGGCGACCCGGCGGACGTCGCGGTCAATGAGAACGACATCGCCCAGATCCTGGAGGAGGCCGCGTACTCGATCCGCGACCAGCAGCTGTCCCGCGATCTGATCACCTACTCCTTCGCCGGTCTGCGGGTCCTCCCCGGCGGCCCCGGCGACACCTCGACAGCGAAGCGCGAGACGGTGGTCACCGAGGGAAGCGGCGGAATGCTGTCGGTCGCCGGCGGCAAGTGGACGACCTTCCGCCACATCGGCCGCACTGTGTTGCAGAAGCTGGAGTCGCTGCCCGGCCACCCGCTGGGAGAGGGGTACGAGCCGGTCTCCCGGCTCCCGAAGGGACTGCCGCTGCCAGGCATCGCCAACCCGCGCGCCGTCACCCGCGGACTGCTCACCGACAACACAGCCCAGGGCCCGCAGATGGCCGCCGACACTGCCCGGCACCTGGCGACCCACTACGGAACCCTCGCCTACGAGATTGCCTGTCTTTCTCACCGGGATCCCGCCCTGGCCGAACGCATTCACCCCGACGCCCCCGAGATCTGGGCGCAGGTCGTCTATGCCCGCGATCACGAATGGGCCGAGACCGCCGACGACGTACTGCGACGCCGTACGACTCTCACCATCCGCGGTCTCGCGACGGACGAGATCCGCGCCAGGGTCGAGGCAATCCTCGCGGAGACGGCTCCCTGA
- a CDS encoding MIP/aquaporin family protein: MSSSDIFIGELIGTAVLILLGGGVVAAVVLKRSKAQGAGWVAITFGWGFAVMTAVYMVGSLSGAHINPAVTLGIAIANDDWSNIWVYFAGQIVGAMIGAALVWIAYYGQFHAHLTDREILAAQPEVEGLVDQKAAPKAGPVLGIFSTGPEIRVVWQNLATEIIGTTVLVLAVLTQGLNDSGKGLSILGGLIVAFVVVGIGLSLGGPTGYAINPARDLGPRIVHALLPLPNKGGSDWTYAWIPVIGPLAGGALAAGIYQLAFT; the protein is encoded by the coding sequence GTGTCCAGCTCCGACATTTTCATCGGCGAGCTCATAGGCACCGCCGTACTCATCCTGCTCGGTGGCGGCGTGGTCGCCGCTGTCGTACTCAAGCGCTCGAAGGCACAGGGTGCCGGCTGGGTGGCAATCACCTTCGGGTGGGGATTCGCGGTCATGACCGCGGTCTACATGGTCGGCTCGCTCTCCGGCGCGCACATCAATCCGGCGGTCACGCTCGGTATCGCGATCGCGAACGATGACTGGAGCAACATCTGGGTCTATTTCGCCGGGCAGATAGTGGGCGCCATGATCGGTGCCGCACTCGTCTGGATCGCCTACTACGGACAGTTCCACGCCCACCTCACGGATCGCGAGATTCTCGCGGCCCAACCGGAGGTGGAGGGGCTGGTCGACCAGAAGGCAGCGCCCAAGGCCGGCCCGGTTCTGGGAATCTTCTCCACCGGTCCTGAGATCCGTGTGGTGTGGCAGAACCTGGCGACCGAGATCATCGGCACCACTGTGCTGGTGCTCGCCGTCCTGACCCAGGGCCTCAACGACAGCGGCAAAGGTCTGAGCATCCTCGGCGGGCTGATCGTGGCCTTCGTCGTCGTCGGTATCGGTCTCTCGCTCGGTGGCCCGACCGGCTACGCCATCAACCCGGCCCGTGACCTGGGTCCGCGCATCGTGCACGCCCTGCTGCCGCTGCCCAACAAGGGCGGCTCGGACTGGACCTATGCCTGGATCCCTGTGATCGGTCCGCTGGCAGGTGGCGCGCTGGCGGCGGGTATCTACCAGCTCGCGTTCACCTGA
- a CDS encoding threonine aldolase family protein, giving the protein MSTTLATTPSGRAFISDNMAGASPQIARAVSDAAAGQVLPYGNDPFTDRARRKLGEIFERDVDVFPVSTGSAANGLSLAALTPPWGSVLSHPDSHINHDECGAPEFFTNGAKLVGVPGPDSKIDPALLEVAVRRRAGDVHSVQPSAVSLSQATESGSVYTLDEIRRLSAIAKDAGLRVHMDGARFANALDHLGATPAEMTWKAGVDVLSFGATKNGAMTADAIVSFDPALATELAFRAKRAGQLTSKMRFHTAQIDAYLTDGLWLRNARQANAMATRLGDGLKAIPGTGLLATPQSNILFCRLPQQVTEGLLAEGYAFYHDRWEAGIVRFVTAFSHSTDDIDQLLDAVRRHSH; this is encoded by the coding sequence ATGAGCACCACCCTCGCCACCACCCCCTCCGGTCGTGCCTTCATCAGCGACAACATGGCCGGAGCATCCCCGCAGATAGCCCGCGCCGTCAGCGACGCGGCCGCCGGGCAGGTCCTTCCCTACGGCAACGACCCCTTCACCGACAGGGCCCGCCGCAAGCTCGGCGAGATCTTCGAGCGGGACGTCGATGTCTTCCCGGTCTCCACCGGGTCCGCCGCCAACGGCCTGAGCCTGGCCGCGCTCACCCCGCCGTGGGGCAGCGTGCTCTCTCACCCCGACAGCCACATCAACCACGACGAATGCGGCGCTCCGGAGTTCTTCACCAACGGTGCGAAGCTCGTCGGCGTCCCAGGGCCGGACAGCAAGATCGACCCCGCATTGCTGGAGGTGGCGGTGCGCCGCCGGGCCGGTGACGTGCACAGCGTTCAGCCGTCCGCGGTGAGCCTCAGCCAGGCCACCGAGAGCGGCAGCGTCTACACCCTGGACGAGATCCGCCGCCTGTCCGCCATCGCCAAGGACGCGGGACTGCGCGTCCACATGGACGGTGCGCGCTTCGCCAACGCCCTGGACCATCTGGGTGCCACCCCCGCCGAGATGACCTGGAAGGCCGGTGTCGACGTCCTGTCCTTCGGCGCCACCAAGAACGGCGCGATGACCGCCGACGCCATCGTGTCCTTCGACCCCGCACTCGCCACCGAGCTCGCCTTCCGCGCCAAGCGCGCCGGCCAGCTCACCTCCAAGATGCGTTTCCACACGGCCCAGATCGACGCGTATCTCACCGACGGACTGTGGCTGCGCAACGCCCGCCAGGCCAACGCGATGGCCACCCGGCTCGGCGACGGCCTCAAGGCCATCCCCGGCACCGGCCTGCTGGCCACGCCGCAGTCCAACATTCTCTTCTGCCGCCTGCCCCAGCAGGTCACCGAAGGACTCCTCGCGGAGGGCTACGCCTTCTACCACGACCGCTGGGAGGCGGGGATCGTCCGGTTCGTCACCGCCTTCTCTCACAGCACCGACGACATCGACCAGCTCCTCGACGCGGTCCGCCGCCACAGCCACTGA
- a CDS encoding helix-turn-helix domain-containing protein gives MTPPPSGRLPVSSTAAAVGAKIRLRRQQRGMSAAEMARRAGLSKATLSQLEAGNGNPTIDTLDAIAIALRIPIADLLARDADTGPVFRPATDMEPGEVSRELLRRISSGNSLEIWRLRIPPETELPGVPHATGTIEHLLIATGRVTAGPVDAPQELAPGDMLAFAGDAPHFYRTGVEEVDITVVFASPIST, from the coding sequence ATGACGCCCCCGCCTTCCGGCCGCCTGCCGGTGAGCAGCACCGCAGCCGCGGTCGGCGCGAAGATCCGCCTGCGCCGCCAACAGCGCGGTATGAGCGCCGCGGAGATGGCGCGGCGCGCCGGACTGAGCAAGGCCACGCTGTCGCAGCTGGAGGCCGGCAACGGCAATCCGACGATCGACACTCTGGATGCGATCGCGATCGCCCTGCGCATTCCGATCGCCGACCTGTTGGCCCGTGATGCCGACACCGGGCCTGTTTTCCGGCCGGCCACGGACATGGAGCCCGGAGAGGTCTCCCGGGAACTGCTGCGCCGCATCAGCAGCGGCAACAGCCTGGAGATCTGGCGCCTGCGCATTCCTCCGGAGACGGAGCTACCCGGCGTCCCGCACGCCACCGGCACGATCGAGCATCTGCTGATCGCCACCGGCCGTGTCACCGCCGGCCCCGTCGACGCCCCGCAGGAACTGGCCCCCGGGGACATGCTCGCTTTCGCCGGGGACGCGCCGCACTTCTACCGCACCGGGGTCGAGGAAGTGGACATCACCGTCGTCTTCGCCTCCCCCATCAGCACCTGA